The following is a genomic window from Nitrospira sp..
CATCTTCCCCGCTGATGATCGGGCCGGTGAGGATCGCATAGTCCCCCTTCCACACACAGGGCTTCTGTTCCGGCAGTACGGCACACCATCGTGGATCTGTTGTCTCGATCGCGATCGGAGTAGGACCGACGACGAACAGCGATTGCAGCGGCTCGCTCTGCAGGAGTTGCACGTGATGGGCATCGACGACCTGGGGAATGCCTCGTTCGTACCGTTGGCCCAGTTCATCCGTAACGGCTGAAAACGGCCCTCGGAGGGTCGCATAGAAGGAGGCGGCATCATCGGCGATGGAAGGCAGTTTGTAGCCGGTGAGCGTGACCGACAAAAAATGGATGCCGTCGATCGATTGCCAGGAACCGGACTTGATTTGATGCACGGCACGAAAACCGGCATCCACCATGCCGCCGATATAATCCTGTGCCTGCAACGCACCGGAGAGACAATCACCCCACTTGGCGGCATCATGGACCAGATATTGCGGGACGACTTGGTCGGATACAATGTCGGAAATGGTGAAGCGTCCGCCAGGTTTCAGCACCCGGTACATCTCTCTGAACACCCTTCGTTTGTCGGGCGCCAGGTTGATCACACAATTGGAAATAATCAAATCAACGCTCGCATCCTCGACCGGCATGGCATCGGCCATGCCTTTACGAAATTCGATGTTCGAGGTGGTGTAGCCCAAGTTCGCGGCGACGAGGGTACTATTACGGCGGGCGATCTCCAGCATCGTATCGGTCATGTCGATGCCGATCACGCGACCGGTCGATCCCACACGCCGCGCCGCTTCAAAGCAATCGATGCCGCCGCCGGAGCCGATATCCAAGACCGTCTCGCCCGTTCGAACCGTCTCAAGGCCGGCCGGAGTCCCGCAACCGTATGAGATCTTCAGCACCTCCTCCGGTATGAAGGTGCGAAGCTCGTCAAAATCGTAGCCGGTCGGGCAACACATCTGTTCACCCGTCGCAGCAGCGCGGGAGTAACGATCGCTGACTTTCTGGGTGATCTCGTCGAGTGGCATGGTCCCCCTCATGGTTCAAGGTACCGATCGAGATGCGTCTATGTATCAACCCCTCTCGATCGAGGTCAATCTCGTTTTTTGGTGATAGAAGCTTCTCCGAGAGTCTCGGGCGCAGGATCGAGGGCGTCTGGCGGTCTGCGTCCAGACGAGGGACTCGGCTTCTCCCTTGTTGAATCGGCAGAGAGGAGTCGCGTGGTAGAAGGAATCCTTACAGTCGCGAAGCCTTGGGTGACGTCAAGCGGTCGAGTGGAGGTGCCAAGCAGCTGTACCCGTCCGATCAGCCGGCATTCGGAGAGAGCAGGTAGTCGAAATCGGCTTTCGTCAACGGGCCCTGTCCTGCGCCGCGCACCGCACCGGCCATGACTGCGTCGTAGAGGTCGAGTTTTCGCTGCTTGAGCGCCATCATCTTTTCCTCGATGCTGTGGCGCATGAGAATCCGCACGATCGACACGGTCCTCTGTTGTCCGATACGATGGGAGCGGTCCGACGCCTGGTTCTCCACCGCCGGGTTCCACCAAGGGTCCAGATGAAACACGTAGGTCGCTTTAGTGAGGTTCAGTCCCTGGCCCCCCGCCTTGAGGCTTAAGAGAAACACGCTCGGTTGTTCGCCGTTCTGAAACGCTCCCACGCGGACCTTGCGCGCCGTCGCAGCGGTGGAGCCGTCCAGCCGATGGTGCGGCAACTCATGGCGGACGCAGGATTCCTGCACGAGGTCCAGATAACCGGTGAATTGCGAGAAGACCAGGGCACTGTGCCCCTCCTCCAACAGAACTTGCAGCCGTTCCATCAGGAAGCTGAGTTTGGGCGAGGGTTCGTCGACACGGTTCGTCAGCAGACGGGGGGAGAGGCAAAGTTGGCGGAGTTTGAGGATGGCCGTCAGCGCGATGAACTGCGCCCGGCCGGAGGTCTTGGTGCTGTAGGCCTCGTCGATCGTGGCGCGGGTTTGGGCGACCATCTGTTGATAGAGCGCCTTTTGCCGCTCGGTCAGATCGAGGAATACCTCGCTCTCGATTTTCGGCGGCAAGTCATGGAGAATTCCGGCCTTCGTGCGCCGCAGGATGAAGGGCCTGGTTCGGCCGAGCAACCGCTCCAACGCGCCGCCTTGGACACGTTTGAGATCTGCCTTGAACCGATCGTAGTCGCCGAGGAGTCCGGGCAGACAGAGATCGATGACCGAGAAGTACTCACCCACGTGATTTTCAAGGGGAGTGCCGGTCAGCGCAATGGTGAAGCGCCCCCTGAGTCGGCGGACCGCTCCGGTGGTGCCGGCCAGGATGTTCTTCACCGCCTGGGCTTCGTCGAACAGAATGACGTGAAATTTCGTACGCTCCAATCGGTCGATGTCCCGACGGACGAGTCCGTAGGTCGTGAGGACGACCTCGCCGTCCTGCGCATCGAGGGTCCGTTCGCTGCCGCTGTAGACATGGACCTTCAAGCCGGGAGCGAAGCGCGCCAGTTCCTGTTCCCAGTTGAAGAGCAGGCTCGTCGGCACGACCACCAGGTGAGGGCCCTTCACAGCCAGCGATGCCTTGATGCGCCCTTCCTTGATGGCCGCCAACAGACAGATGGCCTGGAGCGTCTTTCCCAATCCCATGTCGTCCGCCAAACAGGCGCCGAAGCGGTGTTCGTAGAGAAACGCCAACCAGGCATAGCCTTCCTGCTGATAGGGGCGGAGGGTCGCATGCAAGTGTTCCGGCAGGGGCTGTGCCGCGATCCGGTTGAATCCCAGGAGGCGGTCGAGCACGGCCTTGTCCTCGGCAGGCAATGAGACCGCGATGCCCTGCTTGCGTAACGCCAGCCAGTCGAAGATCTGTAAGCGGGGTATACACACGATCCGCGTGGTGTCTCGATCTGCCTGCGTCTCTCCGGTGAGCTCAAGGATTGCGCGCAGCCGTTCCAGGCTGCGGCCGTCCAGGACCCGCAGGCCTCGTTCGTTGTCGATCAGCCGACCCTGCCGAAGGGCCGTCCGCCACTCCGCCTCATCGAGCGCCACGCCGTCACAGCGGATTTCCGGCCGGATTTCAAACCAGTCGATCCCCGTCCCTTTCTGGTCACCGCGCTCCACCCGGACGGAGCAATCCCACCGAGCGGACCGGACGGGCTTGGCTTCATACAGCAATTCGATCCCGGCGGCGGAGAGTTTCTCCAGGAGCTCCGGCAAACGTTGGAACAGCAGGCGTGCGTCGATCCTCATCTCGTCGGCTCGTTGCATGCCGCGAAAGATCTCCGGGCCGAAGGTGTCGAACGGAATCTTGTACAGGAGGGCTTCCCGGGCTTTGTCGATCGGCCGCAGGCGCCAATGCCCGGCACGAATCAGTAACCGCACATCCGGCCTGGCATAAACCGACAGGTGCTGTCTCAGCCATCGATAGGCCTCCTCGCAGATCTGGCGTGACCAGGACTCCGCGGCGAGCATCGTCTTGATGCGGTGGTCTCGCTGCTTCGCCTCCTGCACCGAAAGGAGCGTGAAGAACGTGTCGTAAAGCACGGCCTTGCGTTTCTGTGCGCGCAACGGGCCGGAGACCTCGAGCCCCTGCTCCAATGCCGCGATGCATGAAAAGGTAGAGAGGCTGGGAGCAGAGCAGAGGTCACCCATCCGACATTGTGCCAGCAGCTTCCATGGGGTGATCGGATCGTCCAGGGGGCCGTCCGGAGGCGTCAGGATCAGAGCGTACGAGGGCGCGTCACCAGTCGAATGAGATGTGATGGTTGGAACGGCAGTCGCCGTTCCGGCCACCTTCAGCATGAGGTCGCGCAGGGTCCGGCACGCCTGCTGTCTGGTGAAATCGATATGGGCCGACCGAAACTCGTCGAGCGAAACCGTGAACTCCGTTTCGTTGGTGAGGCCCTGCCACCGTTCATATCGTGAACCGTTCGACAACGTGACCGTACGGAGTCCCTCGTCGCGATCATCGTAGGGATCGGGGAACGGATCGACCTTGTTGAAACATTGCTGCAGCGAGCGAAAGGAGGCCCATCCGCCTTCGTCCTCCAAATAGAGCAATCGTCCGCCGTCCAAATCTACGACGAAGGTCCTGAAGCGTACGATCCGTTCGAGGGCTATTCCGTCGGCGAGGCAACGTGCACGGATTCTGACCCGATCGTCTGTCAGGTCGATCTCCGTCTTGCTGTGGCAGGTGACCGCCGGAATCCAGGAGAGGGGCAGGGATTCTCGGTCTGTCTTCAGCACGATCTGATGCCGCCGATCGTGTTGTCTCAGGTAGCATAGTAACGGATCTTCCCCGAATCCGGATAGAAACCAGGACCGGTTGTGCAGCGGGACCAATTCGGGTGGAAGCGCAGGGGCCCACGCCTCGGGGAGCGGCGATCCGTTTCGGTGAATCAGAAGCTGCGGGTACGCGCGACTGGCATCGATGACGATCTCATAGCTCGTCCCCTTGCAGGTAGAATCTTTGCGGGTGGCTCCCGGTGTCCCGCTCGATTCCTGGTCATTCCCGAGCAGTTCTGACCGGAGGGCAGGCAGTCTGGTTTGTTGCCGATCCGGTAAGCTGAACGATTCCGGGGAGAGCAGGTGCTTCGTAGTGAAACAGGCGCACAGGACATGTTTGCAGAGCCAGTCGGGGGTCCAGGCCGGGCAATCGCAGGAGGCGGCGAGGAATCCGTCGTCGAGGGAAAAGATGATCGCGTAGAGCCTGGTCCCCTGTACCTGCGCCGTCAGCGTGCTGTGATCACGGTTCCAGAGATAGTGGAGCAACCGTTGCTGCCGGTAATAGTCATATCCGCGAATGACGGATTCTTTCGGAGCCATCGTGTACAGGTCATTCGCGGAGAGGGTCTGAAAGGCGGCAAGGAGGGCGGGTCGTTCGGGGCGAGGCGTGAGTTGATTCGTCTCCTGTTCCGAAGGGGGGCGGTCCCCCGACCTGCGACGAGACGAGACCTTCCTGCTCATAACGCAGCACTATAAGCAGGAGCTGACGGCCCTGTCTACGCACGGTTCTTGCCGTGTGCCCGCTCATGTATACCTCGACCTACCCCCCTTGTTCCGCCTGGTTACTGGGCGCCCGCATCAAACACGTCGTCGAGCCAATAGTCACAGCCCCCTTTGGGGCAAGGAGGACCGCCTTCGAATGGAGTGGTAATTTCGTTCTGTGGCACGCTCATCAGCTTCTGTCCAAACTCCAGACCGGCAACCGTTGCAGATACTCCTCCTTCATCAATGGGCCGCATGACGAGTGACGTGCTCAGCGTAAAGTTGAGCAGGTCATCCGCAGCCACGTCGTTGATTTCATGGGCTCGATTGGTCAGCATCTTGAGGAATTGGTTCATGGCGGTTTTGACGGCCTTGTGATCCTTGCGGTCAATCGCATCCCGGATTTTGGTCGCTTGGTTCATGTAGGGATCCCAATTGGAGTTGGGGTAGGTGGTTTTGTAAAAGCTCACGGCATTCAGGATCTCGTCGCCCCAATCAGCTGCGGCCGGAACCGCGCCGATCAGCAACAGAGCACACACCGCAGAGGCGGTGACCAACACAATGGATAGCCTCGCGTTCATGTCTGCCTCCTTTGCTTCTCTCGGTTGTCCGCGTTGTTTCCTTCTCAAGGACGAACGGATGAACTCATCTTGGTTTCCCTTCATGTCCATGCTCGCCCCGGAGGATCAGGCGCAAGTCGACGCCAGGAAGAACCGTGCTCGACCATGCGATATATAGGAAGGGGTGGTGAGCGGGAGCGGATGCACTCGAACCGCAACATGGCGCCGTCCCATGGCCGATGGGGGAAATCCTAGGTGAACCGCCGCAAGGAGGCCATTGCCCGGAGGGTGGATTTTCGCTACACCGATCAGGTGAGGAGAGAAGGCGGTGTGGTGTGTGGAGCAATCCCCTTGCCCGCGCAGCGTGCTACAGAGGATTACAGATATTTTCTGGGCGCTCGTTCGAGGCCCGATCCATCAAAAGGATTTAGAACACGATACTAAGTCGGTTCGCGTTTGTAGAAGGTTGCGTAGAACTCGCGATCGAGGTGGTGGGCTTGATAGGCGAGCAGGGTCCGAAACGGTCCGCTGTTGGCGGGGAAACGGCCGTAACGCCGATAGACATAGTCGCAATAGGCGATCGTGGCCTCGATGGCGTGATCTGAATAGTGCGGGATGCCGGCCTGCACCTTGGCTCCGTCCTGCCAGGCGGTGGCTGCTCCTCCGTCGCGCAACGTGCCGCTTCCGTCACCATATTTATAGTCCACGAAGGCCATCACGGCTTCTCGCATGTCCCGATAGTACGGGGGGCAGAACGGCTTCAGCAGCACTCTGCCGTTGCGCTCCAATCCGACTGCGGTCGGGATCGGTCGATTTTTTCGGAGGAGATTCAGCAGCGATGTTTGTAACAGGCCTGCACCGATCGTGTGGGAAAACGGTACGTCCTCGATACGGAAGTTCAGGGCCTGCATCCATCCAAAGGGATGGGCGGCAAAGTGGGGAAAGCCGCCGAGCCCCAGGCTTTCGGCCATCAAGGCCAGGTTTTGCAACATTTGCCCCTGTTCGAAAGCGGTGAACTCATAGAGCCAGGTTTCGAGGAAAGTGATCGTGGCCACCCGCCCTTCAGTTGGATCGTCATGCAAGTGCCCACCGCGGCTGCGGGCGAACCCTGCGATTCCGGCCGGCTGAAACCCGGCACGCTCATCCAGGACGAAGTACCCGAATTCCTCGCTGAAGGCGGACAACAAGATGTTGATGTAGAGCGCCGTCAGTTCGTTGATTGGAAGAAAGTAGGTGGTGCCGGGCCGGTTGGCCGACCACTTATTGAAGGGCGGTACGTAGGGCAGGGTCCGAGGGACATCCAACCTCCGGTCCGAAATTTGTACACGGTTCCTCTCATACAGCCTCGCAAACTCGTGGGCCCGCGCCGCCTCGACCAGGGATGGGATCTCGTGACGCGAATGGTCCTGTGGGCGTTTCAACAACCAGACCCCATCGTCGTTCAGCACGAACAGGGCCACGGCATGAACGGCATCGCCGCTCGCGACGGTCCGCCCGATGAAATGGATCAGAATATTGCCGCAGCCGGACTCCGGATCGTGGCCCGGTTGAAAGGGGAGGTCCGCCAAGCCGTATCCGGTGACGCCGCAGCCGGCGAAGGCCAGAGCAGCCTCTTCTTCGAGGCTCAGGGGCTGCGGCTGCTGCGCACTCGCAAAGGCGAGCGGGCCTCCGTTCAGACGCATCCCCTTCGCGAAACGGCGCGAACGGCGATGAAGCAACGCCTGCAGCAGCGGATAGGTCGAGGCGGTTTTGGCGGTGGGGGAAGGGGACGGGGGGAAGGGAGAGGGAGGAGGAAGAGGGGGAGGATTCGTCATGCAATGGCCTCGGAGATCGAGGCCATCGTCAGGCAGAAACAGCCGCGATCCGTCCACGATACCTCATGCACCGTTCCCGGCTCGGCCCGATAGAAGTCTCCCGCCTCGATCACGAGCGTCCCCATCCGTCCGTCTCCTTCCAGGAGAAACGTCTGATCGGCGGTCACGTGGCGATGTCGGGGCAAGCGACTGCCTGGCTCTGCTCGTACCAAGTAGGTCGCGGTCCCTCGTTCGGGATCGTTGAACAACGGCTTCACCGTCACACCTTCGGCAGGACCGGGCAACCAGGTTCCCTCTGCGGCTCGAACGATGACCAAGTTGGAAGGGGACGCATGCCCTGGCTCCGCCGTCTCCGCCTCAGCGCGATCGGGGCGTAAGAGGATGAAGCGACAGCCACCGAGGCTGACTATGCCGGAGAGGTTCGTGCCGGCCGGCAACGCGCAGAAATCCCCGGCAACCAGCCGCTCACTATTGAGACGGAGGTCACCGTCGATCAGGTACAGTTCCACGGTATCGGTAGGATGGAAGCCTGGATAGGAACCTCCTGCCTCCAGGTGCACGAGCATCGTCCTGCGGCACTCCGCCGCGTCGTGGTTCAACAGCTTGCTCGCCGATCCATCCCCGTTACCAAACTCCCAACGGCCGTCTGTGGCGCGAATGATGGTCCAGCCGGTGGGGATTGAACCGGCCTCGCCATCCGAATCCTGTTCTATGACCGCCTGTTCCTGAGACTCAGCTTGAATCAGCGTGAGCAATCGGTTGCGCAGTTCCGGAGGAGGTTGCTCGAATGCGCCTTGTCTCAACAAGAGATTGGCCAGCAGCCTGGAGGCTCGAACCTCTTGTGCGCACAACTCGCATCCTTCCGTCAGATGTTCCTCGACGGCAGCGGCTTGCGTGGGGGACAGAGATCCCATTGCATAACCCAACGCCAGATCGCGAAGCTCATCGGTCAGGTGACGGTGGATCATACAGGCCCCTTCTCAATCGTCGGTCGACACTGTCCACAGACTGACACCCTGGCAGACTCGAAGCCGCGTCTTGCCGTTTCGACGGACTACTCAAGTCCGGCAAGTCTGGCGGCAATCACATCAAGAGTCAACCTGTCACAACGGCTCGGCTCGATCACTGTTCGTTCATCCGGTGCCGATGCCGATGCCGAGAAGGCTGCGTCGACCGCTGCACAGACAACGAGGGCCGGCAGGGGCTCTGTCACAGCGGCCCCCTGTCGGCCCTCCGGCGTCCTAGAAGGCGAGGGATGCCCGCACGTCCTGATCGGACCAGAATGCCTGGCTCGTGCCATTGCTGCTGAGTCCGGGCACAGTCGCCATCGGTTTCTCCACGATGTCTTTCTTCATCGGGCCGAGAGCGCCCAAGAGTTCGTTCTTCTCACGATCCCCGACCTTGAACTTGTTCAAGGTCGCGACGAGGTCGCCGACTAACGCGTCGAACTCGCTGCCGGAGACCCCCATGCCGGCGTGAGTCGCCTTCATGTCACGACCGGTATAGGTGCAGGGCCCGCCCGACGCCTGACAGATCTGATCGATCAGCATGGATTTCAAGCGCGGGATGTTCGCGTTGGCGAATTTTCCATTGATGCGGTTGTCCGCCGCGACCCTGGCGACAAAGTCGTCGATCACCGCGGTAATGGCCGGTTTGCCGCCCAGCCGATCGTAGAGGGCCTGGTTCGTCTTCTCTGCAGTCATCGTCCCGCTCGAGGTTCCCATACTGTTGCAAGCCGCAAGGGTCAGACCGATCCCAAGGATCATGCCGAGTGATGTCAACCGTGTATTCATGATGTGTCCCTCCTGATTGTGATGGTGGTTAGTGGTTTTCGCACCTCTTCGCCGCTGTCCTGACTATCACTACGCAGGGACGATGAAAACGGATGTCGGGGGTCGAAAAAAAGTACGCTTGTCGGAAAACTTGGCCGGTGGTACCATTTCGCCGTCCGATCCCGGTGGAATAGCAATCCGAATCACCCCCTGATCTCGTAGAGCCGATGGGGGAGTGTGGGTATGCCGATCGTGGAGCTTCGTCAACGAGTTCAGGAACGGGAGTGGGGGGAGTTGATCGCCCGTAGCGCACAGGGCGATCAGGCATCGTTCACGACCCTCTACGATGCCAGCAGTCCCTACGTGTTCGGGCTGGTCATGCGCATTCTCGGTGATCGTGAAGCGGCCGAGGAAGTGACCCTCGATGTCTACAGCCAGATCTGGCGGCAAGCCCGTTCTTACGATGCATCGCGCGGGACGCCCGGCAGTTGGGTCATGACGCTCGCGCGGACCAGAGCCATCGATCGATTTCGTGCGGACTACCTTGAACGGGGGAGGCAGGCGCCGCTGGAGACGGCGGCGGAATTGCCGGGCGAGGGACAGGACCCGGAACAGCAGACAGGCGGTCTCGAACGCCAACGATTGGTGCAGCAGGCCATGGCGACATTGACGCTGGAGCAACGTGAAGCGATCGCATTGGCGTACTATTGGGGCTTGAGCCAGAGCGAGATCGCGGACAAGTTGAAACTTCCGTTGGGGACGGTGAAGACGAGGATTCGGCTAGGCATGCAGAAACTGCGAGAGATTTTGGTACCTCATGAAGAAGGCCTTGCAACATGACGGACCATCCCGGTCATTCTGATTCAACGGCGGAAGAACAGGCCGCGCTCTATGCCCTTGGCGCGCTCGGCGATGTCGAAACCAAGCAGTTTGAGCGGTCGCTCGATAGAGCATCCGGGGCGATTCACGGTCTGGTCGGAGCCTTCCACGATGTGTCCGCCGAGTTGGCGTTTGCCGGCGCCGCCATGGCCCCGCCCGCGTCCCTCAAAGAACGGCTCATGGCGCGGATTGCGGCCGAACCGCAAGAAGCCCCGGCTGCCAAGCCCTTCATGTTCGTGCGGGCGTCGGAGGGGGAGTGGCGGGAGGTGGAACCAGGTGTATCGGTCAAGATGCTCTTCTACGACTCGGCGGCCCATCGTGTAACGACGTTGGTGCGGCTCGCTCCGGGAGGACGGTTCAGCGCCCACCGACACGAACAGGTGGAAGAATTTTACGTCCTGGAAGGAAGCTGTGTCTGTGCCGGAGCGCAGCTCCAGGCCGGCGACTACCACCGGGCGGAACCGGCGTCGATCCATCCGATCACTTACAGCGAGCATGGTTGCCTCGCCCTCGTCATGTCTTCCTCCAACAACGAGCCGATCGGGTAACGCCCATGCGCACCTTCCTCCGCCGCCATAGCCAGACATACAGCGCAACGTTGGCCGCCAACAGCCCCATTCCAAGAACCACCTGTAGGTACCTGGTGAGGCCGGTTGGGTAGAGAATGGGCAGCAGATAGTGGGCGATGAAGTCGGAGCCATAGACCGCCCCTCCGCCCATGGCTCGCAAGGAGTTTTCAAGCGGGGTGAGCGGACAGATCCACCCGGTGAATTCGACGAGCGCGCCCCAGGCCACCGCCGGCAGATGCAGCCACGCCAGACGCGGCCATTTCAAGACCAGCAACCCGCCCGCCACGACGAACAGCACGAAGGCCAGATGGATGAGCAGCACGAAATCGGCGCTGAGTCGATACCACATCATTCCAGAGTGTGATGAAACCAGGGCATGAGCGCAATGAAAGATCGTTGCTCAGAACAGGCGAGGTGGGGTATCGGCGTCGGCAGGGGCCGGATACACAAGCCGGTCGCCCTGGACGACGGCAAAGGACGTGAGACGATGAGTCTGAACTTTGCCTGCGCCCATGATGTGCA
Proteins encoded in this region:
- a CDS encoding putative membrane protein → MWYRLSADFVLLIHLAFVLFVVAGGLLVLKWPRLAWLHLPAVAWGALVEFTGWICPLTPLENSLRAMGGGAVYGSDFIAHYLLPILYPTGLTRYLQVVLGMGLLAANVALYVWLWRRRKVRMGVTRSARCWRKT
- a CDS encoding SAM-dependent methyltransferase, producing the protein MPLDEITQKVSDRYSRAAATGEQMCCPTGYDFDELRTFIPEEVLKISYGCGTPAGLETVRTGETVLDIGSGGGIDCFEAARRVGSTGRVIGIDMTDTMLEIARRNSTLVAANLGYTTSNIEFRKGMADAMPVEDASVDLIISNCVINLAPDKRRVFREMYRVLKPGGRFTISDIVSDQVVPQYLVHDAAKWGDCLSGALQAQDYIGGMVDAGFRAVHQIKSGSWQSIDGIHFLSVTLTGYKLPSIADDAASFYATLRGPFSAVTDELGQRYERGIPQVVDAHHVQLLQSEPLQSLFVVGPTPIAIETTDPRWCAVLPEQKPCVWKGDYAILTGPIISGEDDDHHQYYRGVPLEICSKTLQVLTQNAYGPHFTIYNRASTGVEGAETVCNQTGGCC
- a CDS encoding group 1 truncated hemoglobin codes for the protein MNTRLTSLGMILGIGLTLAACNSMGTSSGTMTAEKTNQALYDRLGGKPAITAVIDDFVARVAADNRINGKFANANIPRLKSMLIDQICQASGGPCTYTGRDMKATHAGMGVSGSEFDALVGDLVATLNKFKVGDREKNELLGALGPMKKDIVEKPMATVPGLSSNGTSQAFWSDQDVRASLAF